One stretch of Nocardia mangyaensis DNA includes these proteins:
- the otsB gene encoding trehalose-phosphatase: MSAQDLPLEVRRALASVARVPRLLVASDYDGTIAPIVSDPAKAFPQRESVSALRALAGLANTTAAVISGRALRDLAALSRLPVEVQLIGSHGSEFDVGFVHAIDNDAKQLLAEIQTAFARIAAENPGVTVETKPASAALHVRNASPEIGRRALNSVRQGPACWVGVQVTEGKAVIELAVIPTDKGTALDTIRHQESASAAVFFGDDVTDEKAFRVLSGPDVGIKVGEGESLAKLRVESTEDVARALAFLAEERRTWLAGASAPRIERLTMLASPRSVALLTPDATVTWFCHPEPDSAAVFAHLLGGNAAGHFTVAPERAGLPLSQRYVDGTMTVETRWASLGVVDYLPHDVAPNRTDLTRVITGDAKAVVTFAPRPEFGQVQVRIEAVRNGLRVSGTNDPMVLRSPGVEWEIVSDGTYEQARAVVDPSVEPVVLELRCGTADLAPSMTPERQRRQIAEQYWSQWAAGLQLPPLKPDLMKRSALTLRGLVHRPSGSILAAATTSLPEDIGGVRNWDYRYCWLRDASLTAQALVTLGSLTEAEEFLEWVHKVLATLPGPERLHPLYTIYGETLPPEAVIDLLPGYAGSRPVRVGNAANMQVQLDVFGPIVDLITSMAQERERQGATEPGKALPDADWELVHAMVSAVQRRWTEPDHGIWEIRGNPRHHVYSKVMGWLTIDRALTLAERFDRPAAPEWVTLRDTIADEVKAKGWNDEVQSYTAAYEGTDLDAATLHIGLSGLIDPADPRFAATVVATEAELRSGATVYRYHHDDGLPGGEGGFHLCAAWLVEAYLLIGRRSDAEALFAQLVAAAGPTGLLSEEYDPVAERSLGNHPQAYSHLGLLRCAQLLSQQIRLPVTSGQI; the protein is encoded by the coding sequence GTGAGCGCACAGGATCTGCCCTTGGAAGTCCGCCGTGCACTGGCGTCGGTTGCGCGCGTGCCACGGCTCTTGGTTGCCTCGGACTACGACGGGACTATTGCCCCGATCGTGTCCGACCCCGCGAAAGCGTTTCCCCAACGGGAATCGGTGAGCGCGTTACGCGCGCTGGCGGGGTTGGCGAACACGACGGCCGCGGTGATTTCCGGTCGGGCACTACGTGATCTGGCCGCGCTGTCGCGCCTGCCGGTCGAGGTGCAGCTGATCGGCAGCCACGGCTCGGAGTTCGACGTCGGCTTCGTGCACGCCATCGACAACGATGCCAAGCAGTTGCTCGCCGAGATCCAGACCGCGTTCGCGCGGATCGCGGCCGAGAACCCCGGCGTGACGGTCGAGACCAAACCGGCCAGCGCCGCCCTGCACGTGCGCAATGCCAGCCCCGAGATCGGCAGGCGCGCACTGAATTCGGTTCGCCAGGGCCCCGCCTGCTGGGTGGGCGTGCAGGTGACCGAGGGCAAGGCGGTGATCGAGCTCGCGGTGATCCCCACCGACAAGGGCACCGCCCTGGACACCATCCGGCACCAGGAAAGCGCCTCGGCCGCCGTGTTCTTCGGCGACGACGTCACCGACGAGAAGGCGTTCCGGGTACTCTCGGGCCCCGACGTCGGGATCAAGGTCGGCGAGGGCGAGAGCCTGGCCAAGCTGCGGGTCGAGTCCACCGAGGACGTGGCTCGGGCGCTGGCCTTCCTGGCCGAGGAGCGCCGGACCTGGCTGGCGGGGGCGAGCGCCCCGCGCATCGAGCGGCTGACCATGCTGGCCAGCCCGCGCTCGGTCGCGCTGCTGACCCCCGACGCGACGGTGACCTGGTTCTGTCATCCCGAACCGGATTCGGCGGCGGTCTTCGCGCATCTGCTCGGCGGCAACGCGGCCGGGCACTTCACCGTGGCACCCGAACGCGCCGGACTGCCGCTGTCGCAGCGGTACGTGGACGGCACGATGACGGTCGAAACCCGCTGGGCCAGTTTGGGTGTGGTGGACTACCTGCCGCACGACGTGGCACCCAACCGCACCGACCTGACCCGGGTGATCACCGGCGACGCGAAGGCCGTCGTGACCTTCGCGCCGCGACCGGAGTTCGGGCAGGTCCAGGTGCGGATCGAGGCCGTGCGCAACGGGCTTCGGGTCAGCGGCACCAACGACCCGATGGTGCTGCGCTCTCCCGGTGTCGAGTGGGAGATCGTCTCCGACGGCACCTATGAGCAGGCGCGCGCGGTGGTCGATCCTTCCGTGGAGCCGGTTGTGCTCGAATTGCGTTGCGGTACCGCCGATCTCGCCCCGTCGATGACGCCGGAACGGCAGCGTCGGCAGATCGCCGAGCAGTACTGGTCGCAGTGGGCGGCCGGGTTGCAGCTGCCCCCGCTCAAGCCGGACCTGATGAAGCGCTCGGCACTGACCCTGCGCGGGCTCGTGCACCGCCCGTCGGGCTCGATCCTGGCGGCCGCGACCACTTCGCTGCCCGAGGACATCGGCGGCGTGCGCAACTGGGACTACCGCTACTGCTGGCTGCGCGACGCCTCGCTGACCGCGCAGGCGCTGGTGACGCTCGGCTCGCTGACCGAGGCCGAGGAATTCCTCGAGTGGGTGCACAAGGTGCTCGCCACGCTGCCCGGTCCCGAGCGGCTGCACCCGCTGTACACGATCTACGGCGAGACGCTGCCGCCCGAGGCCGTCATCGACCTGCTGCCCGGCTATGCCGGTTCGCGGCCGGTGCGGGTGGGCAACGCGGCCAACATGCAGGTGCAGCTCGACGTGTTCGGGCCGATCGTCGACCTGATCACCTCGATGGCCCAGGAGCGCGAGCGCCAGGGCGCGACCGAACCGGGCAAGGCGCTGCCCGACGCCGACTGGGAACTGGTGCACGCCATGGTCTCGGCGGTGCAGCGGCGCTGGACCGAGCCCGACCACGGCATCTGGGAGATCCGCGGCAACCCGCGTCATCACGTGTACTCCAAGGTGATGGGCTGGCTGACGATCGATCGCGCGCTGACCCTGGCCGAGCGCTTCGACCGCCCCGCCGCCCCCGAGTGGGTGACCCTGCGCGACACCATCGCCGACGAGGTGAAGGCCAAGGGCTGGAACGACGAGGTGCAGTCCTACACTGCCGCCTACGAAGGCACCGACCTGGACGCGGCCACCCTGCACATCGGCCTGAGCGGCCTGATCGACCCCGCCGACCCGCGCTTCGCGGCGACCGTGGTGGCGACCGAGGCCGAACTGCGCAGCGGCGCGACCGTCTACCGGTACCACCACGACGACGGCCTCCCCGGCGGCGAGGGCGGGTTCCACCTGTGCGCCGCCTGGCTCGTCGAGGCGTACCTGCTGATCGGCCGTCGCTCCGATGCCGAGGCCCTGTTCGCCCAGCTCGTCGCCGCCGCGGGCCCCACCGGCCTGCTCAGCGAGGAGTACGACCCGGTAGCCGAACGCTCCCTCGGCAACCACCCGCAGGCCTACAGCCACCTCGGGCTCCTGCGCTGCGCCCAGTTGCTCAGCCAGCAGATCCGCCTCCCCGTGACTTCTGGCCAGATCTAG
- the kstR gene encoding cholesterol catabolism transcriptional regulator KstR, whose amino-acid sequence MDSPAPTPTVTTLSEDELSSSAQRERRKRILDATLALASKGGYDAVQMRAVAERADVAVGTLYRYFPSKVHLLVSALAREFEQFEGKRRPLPGDGPSERMHGLLTQITRMMQRDPLLTEAMTRAFMFADASAAAEVDRVGKVMDRVFARAMSDGEPDDRQLAIARVISDVWLSNLVAWLTRRASATDVTERLELTVDLLLGDRG is encoded by the coding sequence ATGGACAGTCCTGCCCCCACGCCCACCGTGACGACACTGTCCGAGGACGAGCTGAGTTCTTCCGCACAGCGCGAACGCCGCAAGCGCATTCTCGACGCCACGCTCGCGTTGGCTTCCAAGGGCGGCTACGACGCCGTGCAGATGCGCGCTGTCGCCGAGCGCGCCGATGTCGCCGTCGGCACGCTGTACCGCTATTTCCCGTCCAAGGTCCACCTGCTGGTCTCGGCGCTGGCCAGGGAATTCGAGCAGTTCGAGGGCAAGCGCAGGCCACTACCCGGCGACGGGCCGTCCGAGCGCATGCACGGCCTGCTCACCCAGATCACCCGGATGATGCAGCGCGACCCGCTGCTCACCGAGGCCATGACCCGCGCGTTCATGTTCGCCGACGCCTCCGCGGCCGCCGAGGTGGACCGGGTCGGCAAGGTGATGGACCGTGTCTTCGCCCGCGCCATGAGCGACGGCGAACCCGACGACCGCCAGCTCGCCATCGCCCGCGTCATCTCCGATGTGTGGCTGTCCAACCTTGTCGCGTGGCTCACCCGCCGCGCCTCCGCGACCGATGTCACCGAACGGCTCGAGCTGACCGTCGATCTGTTGCTGGGCGATCGCGGGTAG
- a CDS encoding acyl-CoA dehydrogenase, which yields MTIATTDEHKAAAESLRGWASSVAPIATMRARGAGSWQEYWPALSEFGLFGVALDEEHGGLGGTVADLAVLLEQTAADLVGGPVLATALAGLITEGTVSDGTPCAVAVPTAEFTATAVGSDADGWTVTGTWDFVYGADQQTQVLVPATTEDGTRWLLIPPAAVTITPLANSDHTVPLAQVSATGAAAASSFAPSVDVTDLFVTLAVSELAGIAGWCLRTAVDYAKVREQFGKPIGSFQSIKHLCAWMLCRTELIRAVAADAAAAIDSGGAELPIAAAVAAATALDAAVDTAKDAIQVLGGIGFTWEHDAHFYLRRASALRQLLGGSARWRARVAELTRAGQRRTTGAERVLGDATADADVAAEIADIAALPAGEQPAALVRAGLVMPHWPAPYGRAADPMTCLQIAEQLRRAGLETPDLAIAGWAVPTLLRFGSQAQIDRFVRPTLHGEVIWCQLFSEPGAGSDLAALRTTAEKVDGGWVLRGQKVWTSLGSTANWGICLARTDPAVAKHRGISYFLVDMRTAGVQVRPLVQITGEDRFSEVFLDDVFVPDDCLVGALNNGWKIARTTLSAERVAMGGGGIGGALETLLDRFPPGGWGTELREDRFGALITSSIAGSLLEQRIAVATMAGVDAGAQASVRKLVGVRHRQDLAEYALELTGPEGSLDGDALKEFLLTRCLSIAGGTEQILLTVAAERILGLPRDADS from the coding sequence GTGACCATCGCCACCACTGACGAGCATAAAGCCGCCGCGGAGTCGCTGCGGGGCTGGGCGAGTTCGGTCGCGCCGATTGCAACAATGCGGGCCCGCGGTGCGGGCAGCTGGCAGGAGTATTGGCCCGCGTTGTCGGAGTTCGGCCTGTTCGGGGTCGCCCTCGACGAGGAGCACGGTGGCCTCGGCGGCACCGTCGCCGACCTGGCCGTGCTGCTGGAACAGACCGCCGCCGACCTGGTCGGCGGTCCGGTCCTGGCCACCGCGCTGGCCGGATTGATCACCGAGGGCACTGTGTCCGACGGCACGCCGTGCGCGGTCGCCGTGCCGACCGCGGAATTCACCGCCACCGCGGTGGGTTCGGATGCCGACGGCTGGACCGTCACCGGCACGTGGGATTTCGTCTACGGCGCCGACCAGCAGACCCAGGTCCTGGTTCCGGCGACCACCGAGGACGGCACCCGCTGGTTGCTGATTCCGCCTGCGGCGGTGACGATTACGCCGCTGGCCAACTCGGACCACACAGTGCCGCTGGCGCAGGTGAGCGCCACCGGGGCCGCGGCCGCGTCGAGCTTCGCGCCCAGCGTCGATGTCACCGACCTGTTCGTCACCCTCGCGGTGTCGGAGCTGGCCGGGATCGCCGGCTGGTGCCTGCGCACCGCGGTCGACTACGCCAAGGTTCGTGAGCAGTTCGGCAAGCCGATCGGCAGTTTCCAGTCGATCAAGCACCTGTGCGCGTGGATGCTGTGCCGCACCGAGCTGATCCGCGCCGTCGCCGCCGACGCGGCCGCCGCGATCGACTCCGGCGGGGCCGAACTGCCCATCGCCGCCGCCGTCGCCGCGGCCACCGCGCTCGACGCCGCGGTCGACACCGCCAAGGACGCCATCCAGGTGCTCGGCGGCATCGGCTTCACCTGGGAGCACGACGCGCACTTCTACCTGCGCCGGGCCAGCGCCCTGCGGCAGCTGCTCGGCGGATCGGCACGCTGGCGGGCCAGGGTCGCCGAGCTCACCAGGGCCGGGCAGCGTCGCACCACCGGCGCCGAGCGTGTCCTCGGCGACGCGACGGCCGACGCCGACGTGGCCGCCGAGATCGCCGACATCGCCGCCCTGCCCGCGGGCGAACAGCCTGCCGCGCTGGTCAGGGCGGGTCTGGTCATGCCGCACTGGCCCGCGCCCTACGGCCGCGCGGCCGACCCGATGACCTGCCTGCAGATCGCCGAACAGCTGCGCCGTGCCGGTCTGGAGACCCCCGACCTGGCCATCGCCGGCTGGGCGGTGCCGACGCTGCTGCGGTTCGGCAGCCAGGCCCAGATCGACCGTTTCGTCCGCCCGACGCTGCACGGTGAGGTGATCTGGTGCCAGCTGTTCAGCGAACCCGGCGCCGGTTCCGATCTCGCCGCCCTGCGCACCACCGCCGAGAAGGTGGACGGTGGCTGGGTGCTGCGCGGTCAGAAGGTGTGGACCTCGCTGGGCTCCACCGCGAACTGGGGCATCTGTCTGGCCCGCACCGATCCGGCGGTGGCCAAGCATCGCGGGATCAGCTACTTCCTCGTCGACATGCGCACCGCGGGCGTGCAGGTGCGTCCGCTGGTGCAGATCACCGGCGAGGACCGATTCAGCGAGGTCTTCCTCGACGACGTGTTCGTCCCCGACGACTGCCTGGTCGGCGCGCTGAACAACGGGTGGAAGATCGCGCGCACCACGTTGTCGGCCGAGCGGGTCGCCATGGGCGGCGGTGGAATCGGTGGCGCGCTCGAAACGCTGCTGGACCGTTTCCCGCCCGGCGGATGGGGAACTGAACTGCGGGAGGACCGTTTCGGCGCCCTGATCACCTCCTCGATCGCTGGTTCGTTGCTCGAACAGCGGATCGCGGTGGCGACGATGGCCGGAGTCGACGCGGGCGCCCAAGCCAGCGTCCGCAAGCTCGTCGGTGTCCGGCATCGCCAGGACCTGGCGGAATACGCCTTGGAACTGACCGGTCCGGAAGGTTCTCTGGATGGCGACGCTCTGAAAGAATTCTTGCTCACACGCTGTCTCTCCATCGCGGGCGGTACCGAGCAGATCCTGTTGACCGTGGCCGCCGAACGGATTCTCGGCCTGCCGCGCGATGCGGACAGTTAG